One window of the Dreissena polymorpha isolate Duluth1 chromosome 5, UMN_Dpol_1.0, whole genome shotgun sequence genome contains the following:
- the LOC127832698 gene encoding uncharacterized protein LOC127832698 encodes MSGSIISKMDNVLCISCNLEVRPRQHAVTCDVCERWQHRLCGTGWHHRLNSQAHHGAVPVYVLVPALRKEAEMVDISVQSSDLEREQRSSTVKARLEEYCTKYSNGEVSTSTFLKAVLHLYGPSE; translated from the exons ATGTCTGgttctattatttcaaaaatggataaTGTGTTGTGCATTTCGTGCAATTTGGAGGTACGACCTAGACAACATGCGGTTACATGCGACGTTTGTGAACGTTGGCAGCATCGGCTTTGTGGAACtg GCTGGCATCATCGACTCAACAGCCAGGCACATCATGGCGCAGTGCCCGTCTACGTGCTGGTACCAGCCCTGCGCAAGGAAGCCGAGATGGTGGACATCAGCGTGCAGTCTTCCGATCTGGAGCGTGAGCAGCGTTCATCAACCGTCAAAGCACGCCTGGAAGAATACTGCACAAAGTATTCGAATGGTGAAGTGTCCACTTCCACCTTTTTGAAGGCTGTTTTACACTTGTATGGACCCTCTGAGTGA